One window of Bacillus alkalicellulosilyticus genomic DNA carries:
- a CDS encoding zinc-dependent alcohol dehydrogenase, producing MKSVQFDYSIPRYVFSKVAGRMKPSMHVHPKLSCLRLREVEEPQLPNNDWVKIGVTYGGICGSDLNLIYLHDSPAASPFTSFPFTVGHEIVGRVVEAGTNVSGIEKGSRVVIDPVLSCMSRGITPPCSACARGDYSLCSKKTEGDVSPGLLIGTCKDTGGSWGPVLVAHKSQVLPLPDEVDDLNGVLVEPFSCALHAVLRNPPSAKDKVLVIGAGVIGISVVAALRALEINCEITVLVKHPFQGKLATHFGADHVVYLSKGYEQETANLFGANVLNPVFGDAVIEGGADIVYECVGKKKSINDALRFTHSGGKVVLLGLGSIIDGIDWTNVWMNELEIKGSFAYSTGQYKGKTMRTLEIAIELMRERKVDLSPMVTHRFPLDHYREAIHTASNKSRDSVIKVVFDHQA from the coding sequence ATGAAATCCGTTCAATTTGATTATAGTATCCCCCGCTATGTGTTTAGCAAAGTAGCCGGTCGGATGAAACCGTCTATGCATGTGCATCCAAAGCTCTCTTGCCTTCGACTTCGTGAGGTAGAAGAACCCCAGTTACCTAACAACGATTGGGTGAAAATCGGAGTCACGTACGGTGGGATATGCGGGAGTGACTTGAACTTAATTTATTTGCATGACAGCCCGGCAGCTTCACCTTTTACTTCTTTTCCTTTTACAGTTGGACATGAAATTGTTGGAAGAGTGGTTGAAGCTGGTACGAATGTGTCCGGCATAGAAAAGGGATCACGAGTTGTCATTGACCCTGTGCTTTCTTGTATGAGTCGTGGCATTACTCCCCCATGTTCAGCTTGTGCCAGAGGCGATTACAGTCTTTGTAGTAAAAAAACAGAGGGTGATGTGTCTCCTGGCTTACTCATTGGCACATGCAAAGATACGGGTGGAAGTTGGGGCCCTGTCCTTGTCGCTCATAAAAGTCAGGTGTTGCCTTTACCTGACGAAGTTGATGATTTGAATGGGGTTCTCGTTGAACCGTTTAGCTGTGCTCTTCATGCGGTGCTCAGAAATCCACCTTCTGCAAAGGATAAAGTGCTTGTGATTGGTGCCGGTGTCATCGGAATATCCGTTGTCGCTGCCTTACGAGCGCTTGAGATTAATTGTGAAATCACTGTGCTTGTGAAGCATCCGTTTCAAGGAAAATTAGCGACCCACTTTGGTGCCGACCATGTCGTTTATTTATCGAAGGGCTATGAACAGGAGACAGCTAACCTTTTTGGTGCCAACGTGTTGAACCCAGTGTTTGGCGATGCGGTCATTGAAGGTGGTGCTGATATCGTTTATGAATGTGTTGGGAAAAAGAAAAGTATAAATGATGCCCTGCGCTTCACTCATAGTGGTGGCAAAGTCGTTCTTCTTGGTCTTGGTAGTATTATCGATGGCATCGATTGGACAAATGTCTGGATGAATGAACTTGAAATTAAAGGAAGCTTTGCCTATAGCACAGGTCAATATAAAGGCAAGACGATGAGAACGTTAGAAATTGCGATTGAGTTAATGCGGGAAAGAAAGGTTGATTTATCGCCTATGGTTACCCACCGTTTCCCGCTAGACCATTACAGGGAAGCGATTCACACCGCTTCCAATAAAAGTAGAGATTCTGTCATAAAAGTTGTATTTGACCATCAAGCGTAA
- a CDS encoding class II aldolase/adducin family protein: MKTFTVHGTTSTSFMNWLRIGMKETFINNGFEFCGDTRDDIKLVFNFVDTENCRPFRRKAQATFVVSILETEGKVDNIFKEAYPYLIRSLSNHLMYINHHEGVTTYTFLTPEQGNYQIKYKAGDDEGVLFQRIYERLEPLALSQLVINNDFQFDLPEPLWQGDQVTSQLSQSGKKLDEMNLLPAPFPIDEYLTPRDMRHVHKLYGIGGLSYGNLSARREEDKFWMSASGIDKGNMKTIGQDILYIKGYNSDQNKIEVSVPPEVSPKRASVDAIEHWMIYKEHPDVGAIVHIHAWMDGIKATEINYPCGTVELAKTVADLVREEENPAQAVIGLKNHGLTITGTSLEDIFERIDGKITRQVPMN, translated from the coding sequence ATGAAAACATTTACTGTACATGGAACAACATCTACGTCATTTATGAACTGGCTTCGCATCGGAATGAAGGAAACATTCATTAACAATGGTTTTGAATTTTGCGGAGATACTAGGGACGATATTAAACTCGTCTTTAACTTCGTGGATACCGAGAATTGTCGCCCATTCCGACGAAAAGCCCAAGCAACTTTTGTCGTCTCCATCCTTGAAACCGAAGGAAAAGTGGATAACATTTTTAAAGAAGCATACCCTTATCTGATTCGTTCGTTATCGAATCATTTGATGTATATTAACCATCATGAAGGGGTGACAACCTATACGTTTTTAACGCCTGAGCAAGGAAATTACCAAATAAAATATAAAGCTGGAGATGATGAAGGAGTGCTCTTCCAACGAATATATGAGCGATTAGAGCCTCTAGCCCTCTCTCAGCTTGTCATAAATAATGACTTTCAATTTGACTTACCAGAGCCACTATGGCAAGGCGATCAAGTGACAAGTCAGTTAAGTCAATCCGGAAAAAAGTTGGATGAGATGAATCTCCTCCCTGCTCCGTTTCCAATTGATGAGTATTTAACACCTCGTGATATGCGCCATGTCCATAAATTATATGGAATAGGCGGATTAAGTTACGGCAACTTAAGTGCACGCCGCGAAGAGGACAAGTTCTGGATGAGTGCTAGCGGCATTGATAAAGGAAACATGAAAACAATTGGACAAGATATCCTTTATATTAAAGGATATAATTCGGACCAAAATAAAATCGAAGTCAGCGTTCCCCCTGAGGTGTCGCCAAAACGGGCCTCTGTTGATGCGATTGAGCATTGGATGATATATAAAGAGCATCCAGACGTCGGAGCGATTGTTCACATCCACGCTTGGATGGACGGTATTAAAGCAACGGAGATTAATTACCCATGTGGAACAGTGGAGCTCGCAAAAACGGTGGCTGACCTTGTACGTGAGGAAGAAAATCCAGCACAAGCGGTGATTGGGCTGAAAAATCACGGCTTGACGATTACAGGTACGTCATTAGAAGATATTTTCGAGCGAATTGACGGAAAAATCACGCGCCAAGTGCCGATGAACTAG
- a CDS encoding SDR family oxidoreductase, translating into MKQKQEIAVITGGGSGIGKAAAIRLAKEGKTVCIMDLKEERAEKVKEEIEDNGGQAQVYDVDVKDEKRIQDSFKAIEQEFDGQIDTVFINAGINGTWTAIEDMKVDDWDATLETNLRSTFLFVKHSIPYMKEKGGSIIITSSINGNRMFSNIGMSAYSTSKAGQVAFMKMAALELARYKIRVNAICPGAIKTNIGENTHPEPELEKVKIPVEYPEGSQPLEHKPGSPDQVADLVYFLASDLSSHITGTEIFIDGAESLL; encoded by the coding sequence ATGAAACAGAAACAAGAAATTGCTGTAATTACAGGTGGAGGTTCTGGTATCGGTAAGGCCGCAGCTATTCGATTAGCGAAAGAAGGTAAAACAGTTTGTATAATGGATTTAAAAGAAGAACGTGCCGAAAAAGTAAAAGAAGAAATCGAAGACAATGGGGGACAAGCTCAAGTATATGATGTTGATGTCAAAGATGAAAAGCGAATTCAAGATAGCTTTAAGGCGATTGAGCAAGAGTTTGACGGTCAAATTGATACCGTTTTTATTAATGCTGGCATTAACGGAACATGGACAGCTATTGAAGACATGAAAGTCGATGACTGGGATGCCACTTTAGAAACAAACCTTCGAAGCACATTTTTATTTGTGAAACATTCGATTCCATACATGAAAGAAAAGGGTGGAAGCATTATCATTACCAGCTCGATTAACGGAAACAGGATGTTTTCGAACATCGGCATGTCTGCATACAGCACCTCAAAGGCTGGTCAAGTCGCTTTTATGAAAATGGCTGCCCTTGAGCTTGCGCGGTATAAAATCCGAGTTAATGCCATTTGCCCGGGAGCGATTAAAACAAACATTGGAGAAAACACGCACCCAGAGCCTGAATTAGAAAAAGTGAAAATTCCAGTAGAATATCCTGAAGGAAGTCAACCACTTGAACATAAACCAGGGTCACCCGACCAAGTGGCTGACTTAGTTTATTTCTTAGCCTCTGATTTATCCAGCCACATCACAGGAACTGAAATCTTTATTGACGGGGCAGAGTCTCTGTTGTAA
- a CDS encoding 2-phosphosulfolactate phosphatase → MTTIYQGHHHDLEKSDVNIIIDVIRAFTVAHYAFIYGAKDILLVGTVEEAFQLRNEHPKFLLAGEVNGIAIEGFDLENSPYLLTNHNLQNKTLIQKTTNGVEATLHALDANHVFVTGFSNAKTTATYIRQHQLGQHINIIASHPTGDDDLACAQYMKSIIEGHESIDSEDVKARIQSSIVAAKFFDKTKPEFNENDISYCIKEPPSEFVMKVNQWHGIPKIERVNI, encoded by the coding sequence ATGACTACAATTTATCAAGGTCATCACCATGATTTAGAAAAAAGTGATGTCAACATTATCATTGATGTCATCCGAGCATTTACTGTAGCTCACTATGCCTTTATTTACGGAGCTAAAGACATTTTACTCGTTGGAACAGTAGAAGAAGCTTTTCAATTACGAAATGAACATCCGAAGTTCCTTCTTGCTGGGGAGGTGAACGGTATAGCGATTGAAGGCTTTGATTTAGAGAACTCGCCCTACCTACTAACAAATCATAATTTGCAAAACAAAACTCTCATCCAGAAAACAACCAATGGCGTAGAAGCAACCTTACACGCTTTGGATGCAAATCATGTGTTTGTAACAGGCTTTTCAAATGCGAAAACGACCGCTACCTATATCCGTCAGCACCAACTCGGCCAACACATAAATATTATTGCTTCTCATCCAACAGGTGATGACGACCTTGCCTGTGCTCAATATATGAAGTCTATTATTGAAGGACATGAGTCAATCGATTCAGAGGACGTAAAAGCAAGAATTCAATCATCAATTGTGGCTGCGAAGTTTTTTGATAAGACAAAACCTGAATTTAATGAAAATGACATCTCCTACTGCATCAAGGAACCGCCGAGTGAGTTTGTGATGAAAGTAAACCAATGGCATGGAATTCCAAAGATTGAGAGGGTAAACATATGA
- a CDS encoding phosphosulfolactate synthase: MSFSILSLPFREVKPRKNGITVVIDNGVPLSFFKDTIESSGDLIDFVKFGWGTSLITKGLSEKIDCLQQHRIEYFFGGTLFEKFLSQDKVDGFYQFCKGHKCKYIEISNGTLPITNKEKAQYISDFSDEFLIFSEVGSKDSLASSKQNSSEWVEYLQEDLEAGATKVITEARESGTSGVCDKNGDMRFDLIDDILASPLDVTDIIFEAPTKHMQTTFIERIGPDVNLANISFQDPIPLETLRLGLRSDTFNLFT; the protein is encoded by the coding sequence ATGAGCTTTTCTATACTATCCCTCCCATTTCGGGAGGTTAAACCTAGGAAAAACGGCATCACGGTCGTCATTGACAACGGTGTACCCCTTTCGTTTTTTAAAGATACGATTGAAAGTTCAGGCGACCTTATCGACTTTGTTAAATTTGGGTGGGGCACTTCTTTAATTACGAAAGGACTATCGGAAAAAATAGACTGTTTGCAGCAACATCGCATCGAATACTTTTTTGGTGGTACTTTATTTGAAAAGTTTCTTAGCCAAGACAAAGTCGATGGTTTTTATCAATTTTGCAAGGGACATAAATGTAAATATATCGAAATATCAAACGGAACATTGCCGATTACGAACAAAGAAAAAGCACAGTATATTTCCGATTTTTCAGATGAGTTTCTTATTTTTAGCGAGGTCGGCTCGAAAGATAGCTTAGCCTCGAGTAAACAAAATTCTTCGGAATGGGTTGAATATCTTCAAGAAGATTTAGAGGCTGGTGCTACAAAAGTCATCACAGAAGCTCGCGAAAGTGGAACGAGTGGAGTTTGTGATAAAAATGGTGATATGCGCTTTGATTTAATTGATGATATCCTTGCTTCTCCTCTGGATGTCACTGATATCATTTTTGAAGCCCCGACAAAGCACATGCAAACGACGTTTATCGAACGCATTGGTCCTGACGTGAACTTAGCCAACATTTCATTTCAAGACCCGATCCCTTTAGAAACGTTAAGGCTTGGACTAAGGTCCGACACATTTAATTTATTTACGTAA
- a CDS encoding VOC family protein: protein MRETNKVFHLAVPCRDLDETAEFYQTLGCRLARRYADRVTFDFFGDQLVCHLNPDKIDEKPSMYPRHYGITFTNKDEFTALLEEAQQKELPFFQKPMVRFEGKQEEHMTFFLVDPSNNLLEFKYYNDDSMVY from the coding sequence ATGAGAGAAACGAATAAAGTATTCCATTTAGCGGTACCGTGCAGAGATTTAGATGAAACAGCCGAATTTTATCAAACACTTGGTTGTCGATTAGCTCGACGGTATGCAGACAGAGTGACATTTGACTTTTTCGGCGACCAACTTGTCTGTCACTTAAACCCTGATAAAATTGATGAAAAGCCTTCGATGTATCCTCGTCATTACGGAATTACATTTACAAATAAAGATGAGTTTACCGCGCTATTAGAAGAAGCACAACAGAAAGAACTTCCTTTTTTCCAAAAACCAATGGTTCGCTTTGAAGGAAAACAAGAAGAGCACATGACGTTCTTTTTGGTCGACCCTTCTAACAATTTGCTAGAGTTTAAATATTACAATGATGATTCTATGGTCTATTAG
- a CDS encoding YitT family protein: MKSGIFKQYMFITCGGIIQGFAMAIFLFPHSIPSGGAGGLAVLINFILSIPIGFALWLVNFSMLVVAIKWLGNGCAIGTMYGITVASLTIYFFNIDMYRPSDYLWIDLIIGSILLGVGVGILLRQGVSNGGMGVLALLFATYRSIPPGKPLFLMNGSIFLVTAFVIDWSIVFLALVSQWLSTKVVDFIYHLKIVPNTVSIGWRKK, from the coding sequence ATGAAGAGTGGCATATTTAAACAATACATGTTCATTACTTGTGGTGGGATTATTCAAGGATTTGCAATGGCCATCTTTCTTTTTCCTCATTCAATTCCATCTGGAGGAGCAGGTGGCCTTGCCGTCCTTATTAATTTTATACTGAGCATTCCAATCGGTTTTGCCTTGTGGCTAGTTAATTTTTCAATGCTTGTTGTTGCGATTAAATGGCTCGGAAATGGGTGTGCCATTGGGACAATGTATGGTATTACGGTGGCTTCTTTAACGATCTATTTTTTTAACATTGATATGTACAGGCCATCGGATTATTTATGGATTGATTTAATTATTGGGTCCATTCTACTTGGGGTCGGAGTTGGAATTTTACTTCGCCAAGGAGTGTCAAATGGCGGGATGGGTGTGCTTGCGCTTTTATTTGCGACATATCGAAGCATACCTCCAGGGAAGCCGTTGTTTTTGATGAATGGCTCGATTTTCTTGGTCACTGCTTTTGTTATTGATTGGAGTATTGTGTTTCTTGCTCTTGTTTCACAATGGTTATCCACAAAAGTAGTCGATTTCATCTACCACCTAAAAATAGTTCCAAATACGGTCTCAATAGGTTGGAGAAAAAAATAA
- a CDS encoding MFS transporter, translating into MTIVAIGSIPLIMTLGNSMLIPILPKMQSELGLTHFQVSLTITVFSIAAAISIPILGYLSDRFSRKAIILPALFLYGLGGLLAGFAAARFDSAYLWVIIGRTLQGIGAAGTAPIAMALTGDLFKGGEQSRVLGLVEASNGFGKVLSPIVGSLLALIVWYAPFFAFPLFCIISILLTWIFVKEKLKTVSPPPIGKYVKGLFSVFHQEGRWLFTAYLAGATCLFTLFGILFYLSDVLETQYKIDGVPKGLILAIPLLFMMTTSYITGSKIGKNHPLMKKLIVLGLLLMTISFATLVFFSKLFPFIAVLVVSSVGTGLVLPCLNSFITGSVGKARRGFVTSLYGSVRFLGVAAGPPIYGYLMGWSRTGMFLTTAGLTLLVAILCLITIHAKKKKTPEESGEDSLFKKLQISTE; encoded by the coding sequence ATGACAATCGTCGCGATAGGGTCAATACCATTGATTATGACGTTAGGGAATTCTATGCTCATTCCGATTTTGCCGAAGATGCAATCTGAACTTGGGTTAACGCATTTTCAGGTGAGTTTAACCATTACTGTGTTTTCTATTGCTGCAGCCATTTCAATCCCGATTTTAGGGTATTTGTCTGACCGATTTTCTCGAAAAGCAATTATTTTACCTGCATTGTTTTTGTATGGACTTGGTGGACTATTAGCCGGTTTTGCTGCTGCTCGTTTTGATAGTGCCTACCTTTGGGTTATTATCGGCAGGACATTGCAAGGAATTGGTGCAGCAGGTACCGCTCCAATAGCAATGGCGCTGACCGGAGATTTATTTAAAGGCGGGGAACAGAGTAGAGTCCTTGGTTTAGTAGAAGCTTCGAATGGATTTGGGAAAGTATTATCTCCCATTGTCGGTTCCCTACTCGCACTCATTGTCTGGTATGCTCCATTTTTTGCGTTCCCACTATTTTGTATCATTTCAATCTTATTAACGTGGATATTTGTAAAGGAAAAGTTAAAAACGGTCTCTCCACCACCGATTGGAAAGTATGTAAAAGGATTATTTTCTGTGTTTCATCAAGAGGGAAGATGGCTTTTTACAGCTTATTTAGCGGGAGCGACATGTTTGTTTACCCTTTTTGGTATTTTATTTTATTTATCTGATGTCCTCGAAACACAGTATAAAATTGATGGTGTCCCCAAAGGGCTCATCCTAGCAATTCCCTTGCTGTTTATGATGACGACTTCTTATATTACAGGAAGTAAAATCGGAAAAAATCATCCATTGATGAAAAAATTAATCGTGCTTGGATTATTGTTAATGACAATTTCTTTTGCAACACTTGTCTTTTTTTCAAAATTATTTCCGTTCATCGCAGTCTTAGTTGTTAGTAGCGTTGGTACAGGATTAGTTCTTCCTTGCTTAAACAGTTTTATCACCGGTTCCGTTGGGAAGGCGAGAAGGGGATTTGTGACCTCGCTTTATGGGTCTGTTCGCTTTCTCGGTGTTGCAGCGGGACCACCAATTTACGGGTACTTAATGGGATGGTCACGTACAGGAATGTTTTTAACAACCGCCGGTTTAACCTTGCTCGTTGCCATACTTTGCTTAATTACGATTCATGCAAAAAAGAAAAAAACACCAGAAGAATCAGGTGAAGATTCATTATTTAAGAAACTACAAATATCAACTGAATGA
- a CDS encoding sigma-G-dependent sporulation-specific acid-soluble spore protein CsgA: MDATLGYLRESLANYYEKHEVCRRIYEKLETNNYEGELQFVRDLDEVEIGYLNSILPKEINYATKEQDPIRTSQLVEVYELLF; this comes from the coding sequence ATGGATGCTACTTTAGGATATTTACGTGAATCGTTAGCCAATTATTATGAAAAGCATGAAGTCTGCCGAAGAATATATGAAAAACTTGAAACGAACAATTATGAAGGCGAATTACAGTTTGTACGAGACCTTGATGAGGTAGAAATCGGGTACTTAAATTCAATCTTGCCTAAGGAAATAAATTACGCAACTAAAGAACAAGACCCGATAAGAACTTCTCAATTGGTTGAGGTGTATGAGCTTTTATTTTAA
- a CDS encoding class I SAM-dependent methyltransferase — translation MDYLDFLAYYGLGGAHPGGFPLTKKLLENEHLSPTTKVLDIGCGTGQTSAYVASTFNCEVSAIDRHPVMIEKANHRAEIENLPIHLYESSAENLPFEDNQFDFLLSESVTAFTEVERSCSEYFRVLQPNGVLLLIEMTANTALPFHSQRKLADFYGVQKIYTEEDWMTVFKSIGFSSIEMLESQTLKAANNLQGLPELNPSPHIDAQLFHYWEEHHKLLEQFSDTLGYRVFRCKK, via the coding sequence TTGGATTATCTTGATTTTTTAGCTTACTATGGACTCGGTGGTGCACATCCTGGTGGATTTCCTTTAACGAAAAAATTGCTAGAGAATGAACATCTTTCTCCAACAACAAAAGTCCTAGATATAGGCTGTGGCACTGGGCAAACTTCAGCATATGTAGCATCCACTTTTAATTGCGAAGTAAGTGCAATTGACCGACACCCAGTTATGATTGAAAAAGCAAACCACAGAGCAGAAATTGAAAACCTTCCCATCCATTTGTACGAATCCTCTGCTGAAAACTTACCTTTTGAAGATAACCAGTTTGATTTTTTGTTAAGTGAATCTGTGACAGCCTTTACCGAAGTGGAGCGTTCTTGTTCCGAGTATTTTCGCGTTCTTCAACCTAATGGTGTATTACTTTTAATTGAAATGACCGCTAATACGGCTCTCCCCTTTCATTCTCAAAGAAAACTGGCTGATTTTTACGGCGTACAAAAGATTTATACGGAAGAGGATTGGATGACTGTCTTCAAATCTATTGGTTTTTCATCTATAGAAATGCTTGAAAGTCAGACCTTAAAAGCCGCAAATAATTTGCAAGGACTCCCTGAATTAAATCCTTCTCCTCACATAGATGCTCAACTTTTTCATTATTGGGAGGAACACCATAAGCTACTTGAACAATTTTCGGATACCCTTGGTTACAGGGTTTTCCGTTGTAAAAAGTAA
- a CDS encoding ATP-dependent Clp protease ATP-binding subunit translates to MKCQLCQTQSATVSMNLILNQQQTSLHLCSPCFSNIKQPNGFSTSIEDFLQQFNVQGFAQNAPKNVKATPQHQHGGGFLDHFGRNLTAEAKLGKIDKVIGREEEIERMIEVLCRRSKNNPVLIGEAGVGKTAIAEGFALRIANGQVPTKMKNKQVYSLDLSSLVAGTSYRGQFEERMKELVSELEQNPNIIIFIDEIHTIVGAGSASDGSMDAGNILKPALARGELQLIGATTLKEYRLIEKDPALERRFQPVIVKEPTVEKAIDILKGLRPIYEQYHNVRYSDDVLEACVTLSHRYIQDRYLPDKAIDLVDEVGAKLSIHHVHSTTAELEHRLEEIKTEKQTATIEEDYEKAALLRDEENEIFAQLHEKTNESIIDVTVQNIQELIEKRTGIPVKKLQKSEQAKLKDLQQNLMKKVIGQHQAVEKVSKAIKRSRAGLKPKQRPISFMFVGPTGVGKTELTKSLAEELFGNKDAMIRLDMSEFMEKHSVSKLIGSPPGYVGYDEGGQLTEKVRRNPYSIILLDEVEKAHPDVHHMFLQILEDGRLSDSQGRVVTFKETIIIMTSNAGVGYKNITVGFGKETQTGSVMQSLGSFFKPEFLNRLDVVIEFNQLSKEDLLKIVDVMLSDLQERLQEQDITLSITDEAKAHLAKLGYDPEFGARPMRRVIQDKIEDEITEFIINEEQVKHISITLINNEIHVANSSI, encoded by the coding sequence ATGAAATGTCAATTATGTCAAACACAGTCGGCTACAGTAAGTATGAACCTTATTCTTAATCAACAGCAAACGAGTCTACACCTTTGTTCTCCGTGCTTTAGCAACATAAAACAACCAAATGGGTTTAGCACTTCTATCGAGGACTTCCTACAGCAATTTAATGTTCAAGGATTTGCTCAAAATGCACCTAAAAACGTCAAAGCCACTCCTCAACATCAACATGGTGGCGGCTTTCTTGACCATTTTGGAAGGAACTTAACAGCTGAAGCAAAACTAGGAAAAATAGACAAAGTCATCGGTCGTGAGGAAGAAATTGAACGAATGATCGAAGTGCTTTGCCGACGAAGCAAAAACAATCCTGTTCTCATAGGAGAGGCTGGTGTTGGAAAAACAGCGATCGCTGAAGGCTTTGCGCTACGAATCGCAAACGGACAAGTCCCAACAAAAATGAAAAATAAACAAGTGTACAGTCTAGATTTATCATCTCTTGTTGCAGGTACAAGCTACCGTGGGCAGTTTGAGGAAAGAATGAAAGAACTTGTTTCTGAACTTGAACAGAATCCAAACATTATTATATTTATCGATGAAATTCATACGATCGTTGGTGCAGGCAGTGCATCAGATGGTTCTATGGATGCGGGGAATATCCTAAAGCCAGCCCTTGCTCGAGGAGAATTACAACTGATTGGTGCAACAACGCTTAAGGAATACCGTTTGATTGAAAAAGACCCTGCGTTAGAACGTCGCTTCCAGCCTGTTATCGTAAAAGAACCAACCGTAGAAAAAGCGATAGACATTTTGAAAGGATTGCGTCCGATATACGAACAATACCACAATGTTCGCTACTCAGATGACGTGCTAGAAGCGTGTGTTACATTATCACACCGCTATATTCAAGACCGCTATTTACCAGATAAAGCGATTGATTTAGTTGATGAAGTCGGTGCTAAATTATCAATTCATCATGTCCATTCAACAACAGCGGAACTAGAACACCGCTTAGAAGAGATTAAAACTGAAAAACAAACTGCGACAATCGAAGAAGACTATGAAAAAGCAGCTTTGCTACGAGATGAAGAAAATGAGATATTCGCACAATTACATGAGAAAACAAATGAATCAATCATCGATGTGACCGTTCAAAACATTCAAGAGTTAATTGAAAAACGTACAGGAATTCCTGTGAAAAAACTTCAAAAATCAGAACAAGCAAAACTGAAAGACCTACAGCAAAACTTAATGAAAAAAGTTATAGGTCAGCACCAAGCTGTTGAGAAAGTGTCAAAAGCGATTAAACGTAGTCGCGCTGGTTTAAAACCTAAACAAAGACCAATCAGCTTTATGTTTGTGGGCCCAACTGGAGTCGGAAAAACCGAGTTAACGAAAAGCTTAGCTGAAGAACTTTTCGGCAACAAGGATGCAATGATCCGCTTAGATATGAGTGAATTTATGGAGAAACACTCCGTTTCCAAATTAATTGGCTCGCCTCCAGGCTATGTTGGTTACGATGAAGGTGGACAACTAACTGAAAAAGTTCGTCGCAATCCATACAGCATCATCTTGTTAGATGAAGTTGAAAAAGCTCATCCTGATGTACATCATATGTTTTTACAAATCCTTGAAGACGGGCGTCTTTCAGATAGCCAGGGGCGTGTTGTCACTTTTAAAGAAACGATAATTATTATGACATCCAATGCAGGTGTTGGCTATAAAAACATCACCGTAGGGTTCGGAAAAGAAACTCAAACTGGAAGTGTCATGCAATCGTTAGGATCTTTCTTCAAGCCAGAATTTTTAAACAGACTAGATGTTGTCATTGAATTTAACCAATTATCCAAAGAAGACTTACTTAAAATTGTCGATGTTATGCTTTCCGACTTACAAGAACGTCTACAAGAGCAAGACATCACCTTGTCTATTACTGATGAAGCTAAAGCGCATTTGGCCAAATTAGGCTATGACCCTGAATTTGGTGCCCGCCCTATGCGTCGCGTCATACAGGATAAAATCGAGGATGAAATCACTGAATTTATTATTAATGAAGAACAGGTTAAGCATATTTCGATTACATTAATTAATAATGAAATTCACGTAGCAAACAGTTCAATTTAG
- a CDS encoding rhodanese-like domain-containing protein, producing MAITFKQMVGQARENVPAISSADAREKINANPNTLVIDVQDAAAAGACGLIPSSMNISLGMLPIRADLELPESFREPELADRNRPVIITCGAGGQAALGAYLLKQMGFTDVSFIEGGTNAWKEAGYEVEK from the coding sequence ATGGCAATTACTTTTAAACAAATGGTTGGACAAGCTCGCGAGAATGTTCCTGCAATTTCTTCTGCAGATGCACGTGAAAAAATCAATGCAAACCCTAATACGTTAGTCATTGACGTTCAAGACGCGGCAGCAGCAGGTGCTTGTGGTCTTATCCCAAGCAGCATGAACATTTCTTTAGGAATGTTACCAATCCGTGCTGACCTTGAATTACCAGAAAGCTTCCGTGAGCCAGAATTGGCAGACAGAAACCGTCCTGTTATCATCACTTGTGGTGCTGGGGGACAAGCTGCACTTGGCGCTTATCTTCTAAAGCAAATGGGCTTCACTGATGTTTCATTTATCGAAGGTGGAACGAACGCTTGGAAGGAAGCTGGATACGAAGTCGAAAAGTAA